Proteins encoded together in one Plasmodium brasilianum strain Bolivian I chromosome 6, whole genome shotgun sequence window:
- a CDS encoding PHAX domain-containing protein — protein sequence MDIQNNSQKETNKKEVNKCINASGSSITTVVNCSKNGTSCFKIDSRNDKEERSNNSKIDDKKDKKDNNDSGSTNVICGNNTISTNISSRNNTSSNSIRQNNNYKGNEANNSMDLKSIKKDNIINSKYKAQNKENYDKCYYNHSNYSNNNSNNNYYYYNNSKKVNYTNFWSTKSYSYEHFSPTNCTYFKKRITKIDKNVKKDDMNNKEKVKSSEQEKKKNVNNIVSLSKAENGKEADTNNINKNEQVVDKNVCNETNTKKKKGKKKRKKGKDNEKQNKKENEKEKETKKETKKETEKETEKEIEKEKRKEKATEKGKNNNQLIESTKQVCKDVNISIGNINNITEVRSDIMNENASITTAISSNADSKIKKKKKKKKKKRKKKGTVLENVSGTNLCNGITVDAKKEENKVSKMCQNLKKGIIKNREINSFKNKSEHYTKGANINYQTYNIVSGNINKEKNENFGKTIRGGNNIYRSYSKKLNNNFCRNVNTNENVDTSGHAPSNYHMNLMYGQFKKSLLQLSKNTERKYNSDMNNQTYLNYLSDNAQTFYNLNEYNNLPYMDGGECKNISNMYYGNNDQKNILMESILRLQRMYNIDENMYSNKIQSCIGNNMGNKNIFSYSNNNNEKKKKKNTISSNVYSTSGLSAKLDKNIMHAELQKLQKDNYDIHKMKKGMTKADLISNHVHYEGGKNFKYENNEGMVVINKGNRKKGYYYNVRKNLQQVDGNLEQSVNGVVGSSKYNMNWGRKRNNLKGNIHGIRSVSGIGGVSGIGGVSSIGGVSGIGGVSGIGGVSGIGGVSSIGGVSGIRSYNGNYNNMDETEANYRTPEVNNNAMKNDGMYSHLYKDKNSANYNYTDVQNKYYNKDNNFLFYNMPNGNKNKRDVGGNGPNGKFFIGENNHNFVNRGKENILTNINDEKEQTRNFEVNHEIHKFIDYCVKYYGNKYLMDVLNEFSLNNINENFDELSNIFKMSINDENLNTLATLQKDEKENFPFLSDNNNNNNNEQSLEKDIEHILDDSSKVIIEEYDKFNMLISENVEGRLAGREMNEQSSEKKEGLTDIHVDIKDDAQADVLVDIQVDAQADVQSYEGKFLEHIIVKVKENEEDSSKKQTHEENTSNVFEESHKMNVTIPPGLSLPDINRALLHGAYLDNITVVKKCLEKEVDVNYFDKIGRRALHYACAGGYYDICELLIKNGAKVNISDYKHWTPLHIAVTKMHKDITELLLKNGANIHALLPHSLSPNRGKTTASMCIHFAAIKGNKEITKMFLKFGAKINDTDLSNRTALHYACYRNNTDYVKFLIYEEKANINIFDVHNRLPIHAACLGGVLENVKILVENRSFVQKKDIYNMSPLDIARIKKFKSIRKFLTKYINENFNPHDLDVINPESDCSGKGGANAKGTENAVNAVNAVNADNAVNAESAVNAESAVNAESAVNAESAVNADNAVNAESAVNADNQVDKKEDGGKICVAIEKEEKRQDENTQGEHKQSERKPSERSILEKTTKNEDDTMGGSNEEINCVNDKNIAVGDSDENKMDPKEFYNDNKMIKDILTTTISTILKEPNRDQIRRVVDALGVYISLSLLEKTILIQNYGGINLVNKQGKRSDGGVFFYLIKYMYKNDIISKFKYDYIVEEEKEKKKTYRKLKKKLLQEEENIKHTTLNSSNIDNAQVKAMYQTYNNEGTHLKSMYHLGSSNNILQTGKNKNYPFTYDKKKEYNNNPNEEKVCTIKGKDHSRKKSNYKIVKTRRDPLKNISNNNINRDNKIFHQFADYSERNNKIATSITNNKKVLIKDGKNTLNRTNGNFAFTSYNYPVRYNNSEHQNIPYSSSKNMFTDHLLNNARNNLKFFNNQNNYISNDPTANETENQNKKASKKKKIKKKNNITYIHAYTNTHTNAHTNANTNISANLNADINPGNTKCFEKCNAESAYVNLVKSVYGNFKNVHDAQYQKKHLYQLKKTVNKNNENFKFDNNFTHFNKEIMNYQNNLISYIHNLQNSAYEYMGGAKNNSTNFINSQNMYLINNLCKFYGNNYNHRNNEELLLNDLDHMYYNSYPKI from the coding sequence ATGGACATACAAAATAATTCACAGAAAGAAACTAACAAAAAAGAGGTAAACAAGTGCATCAATGCTAGCGGTAGTAGTATTACTACAGTTGTCAATTGTAGTAAAAATGGCACATCATGTTTTAAGATAGACAGTAGAAATgataaagaagaaagaagCAACAACAGTAAGATAGACGACAAAAAGGACAAGaaagataataatgataGCGGAAGTACTAATGTGATCTGTGGGAATAATACCATAAGTACTAACATTAGCAGTAGAAATAACACAAGTAGTAACAGTATCAGACAAAATAACAACTATAAGGGAAATGAAGCTAATAATTCAATGGATTTGAAAAGCATTAAAAAGGACAACATCATTAACAGTAAATATAAAGctcaaaataaagaaaactaCGATAAGTGCTACTATAATCATAGTAactatagtaataataatagtaataataattattattattataataatagtaaaaaagtGAATTATACCAATTTTTGGTCGACCAAAAGTTACAGTTATGAACATTTTTCCCCTACGAATTGTacgtattttaaaaagaggaTAACAAAAATTGATAAGAATGTAAAGAAGGatgatatgaataataagGAAAAGGTTAAGTCAAGcgaacaagaaaaaaaaaaaaatgtaaataatattgtttCTTTGAGTAAAGCTGAAAATGGTAAAGAAGCAGATacgaataatataaacaaaaatgagcAAGTTGTTGATAAAAATGTGTGTAACGAAACTAacacgaaaaaaaagaaggggaaaaaaaaaagaaaaaaagggaagGATAACGAGAAACAGAACAAAAAAGAGAACGAAAAAGAGAAGGAGACAAAGAAGGAGACAAAGAAGGAGACAGAGAAGGAGACAGAGAAGGAGATAGAAAAGgagaaaaggaaagaaaaagcgacggaaaaaggaaaaaataataatcaaCTCATCGAAAGTACTAAACAAGTTTGCAAAGATGTAAACATAAGCATTGGAAATATCAATAATATTACAGAAGTTCGCAGTGATATTATGAACGAAAATGCAAGTATTACCACCGCAATTAGTAGTAATGCTgatagtaaaattaaaaaaaaaaaaaaaaaaaaaaaaaaaaaaaggaaaaaaaaaggaactgTCCTGGAAAATGTTAGCGGAACCAACTTGTGCAATGGTATAACTGTTGATGcaaaaaaggaggaaaacAAAGTATCGAAAATGTGtcaaaatttgaaaaaaggaataataaaaaatagggaaataaattcttttaaaaataaaagtgaaCATTATACCAAGGGCgcaaatattaattatcaaacatataatatagtaagtggtaatataaataaagaaaaaaatgaaaatttcgGAAAAACAATTCGTGGAggcaataatatatatagatctTACTCCAAAAAGTTAAATAACAACTTCTGCAGGAATGTAAACACAAACGAAAATGTAGACACTAGTGGACATGCTCCTAGTAACTATCATATGAACTTAATGTATGGTCAATTCAAAAAGAGCTTACTACAGCTGTCAAAAAATACCGAAAGGAAATATAACAGCGACATGAATAATCAGacatatttaaattactTATCTGATAATGCTCAAACGTTTTACAATTTAAACGAGTACAATAATTTACCATATATGGATGGGGgagaatgtaaaaatataagtaacaTGTACTATGGAAATAATGAtcaaaaaaacatattaatgGAAAGTATACTTCGGTTGCAGAGGATGTACAATATTGATGAAAATATGTACAGTAACAAAATTCAGAGCTGTATTGGTAATAATATGggtaacaaaaatattttcagttatagtaataataataatgagaaaaaaaagaagaagaacaCCATTAGTAGTAATGTATATAGTACTAGCGGCTTAAGTGCGAaattagataaaaatataatgcatGCAGAACTacaaaaattgcaaaaagaCAATTATGATATTCATAAAATGAAGAAAGGAATGACTAAGGCTGACCTAATTAGCAACCATGTACATTATGAAGGtggtaaaaattttaaatatgaaaataacgAGGGCATGGTAGTCATTAATAAAGGTAATAGGAAAAAAGGCTATTACTATAATGTAAGAAAAAACTTGCAACAAGTAGATGGTAACCTTGAGCAGAGTGTAAATGGTGTTGTGGGTTCAAGTAAATATAACATGAATTGGGGtagaaaaaggaataatttaaaaggtAACATTCACGGCATTAGAAGTGTTAGCGGCATTGGAGGTGTTAGCGGCATTGGAGGTGTTAGCAGCATTGGAGGTGTTAGCGGCATTGGAGGTGTTAGCGGTATTGGAGGTGTTAGCGGTATTGGAGGTGTTAGCAGCATTGGAGGTGTTAGCGGTATTAGAAGTTATAATGGAAACTACAATAATATGGATGAAACCGAAGCGAACTATCGCACGCCTgaagtaaataataatgcaaTGAAGAATGACGGAATGTATTCACACCTTTACAAAGACAAGAACAGTGCAAATTACAACTACACAGATGTTCAGAACAAGTACTATAACAAGGATAACAACTTCCTGTTTTACAATATGccaaatggaaataaaaacaaaagggATGTAGGAGGAAATGGCCCTAACGGAAAATTCTTCATAGGTGAAAATAACCATAACTTTGTAAATAggggaaaagaaaatattcttacaaatataaatgatgaaaaagaaCAGACAAGAAATTTTGAGGTTAATCATGAAATACATAAGTTTATAGATTATtgtgtaaaatattatggaAATAAGTATTTGATGGATgttttaaatgaattttctttaaataatattaatgaaaattttgatgaacttagcaatatttttaaaatgagtataaatgatgaaaatttgAATACACTTGCAACATTgcaaaaagatgaaaaagaaaattttccttttttaagtgataataataataataataataatgagcAGTCCTTGGAAAAGGACATCGAACATATCTTAGACGACTCCAGCAAAGTTATAATTGAAGAATATGACAAGTTTAATATGTTGATAAGTGAAAACGTGGAAGGACGATTAGCAGGAAGGGAAATGAACGAACAATCGAGTGAGAAGAAGGAGGGGCTGACTGATATTCATGTTGATATAAAAGACGATGCTCAAGCAGATGTTCTGGTTGACATTCAGGTCGATGCTCAAGCCGATGTACAGTCCTACGAGGGGAAATTTCTTGAACATATCATTGTCAAAGTAAAAGAGAATGAAGAAGACTCTTCTAAAAAGCAAACACATGAAGAGAATACAAGTAACGTATTTGAAGAGAGTCACAAAATGAATGTGACCATACCACCTGGGTTAAGTTTGCCAGATATAAATAGAGCTTTGCTACATGGTGCTTATTTGGACAATATAACTGTTGTGAAAAAGTGTCTAGAAAAAGAAGTTGATGTTAActattttgataaaattgGAAGAAGAGCCTTACATTATGCATGTGCAGGTGGTTATTATGATATTTGTgaattgttaataaaaaatggagcaaaagtaaatatatctGATTATAAACATTGGACTCCTTTACATATTGCAGTTACAAAAATGCATAAAGACATAACAGAATTATTGTTAAAGAATGGTGCTAACATACATGCATTGTTACCTCATTCCTTGTCACCTAATAGAGGGAAAACTACGGCCagtatgtgtatacattttGCAGCCATTAAAGGAAACAAAGAAATAACGAAAATGTTTCTTAAGTTTGGGGCAAAGATCAATGACACAGATTTGTCGAATAGAACTGCTCTTCATTATGCATGTTATAGAAATAATACagattatgtaaaatttttaatttatgaagaaaaagcaaatattaatatttttgatgTTCACAATAGATTACCTATACATGCAGCTTGTTTAGGTGGTGTTttagaaaatgtaaaaattctAGTAGAAAATAGAAGTTTCGTTCAGAAAAAAgacatttataatatgagCCCTTTGGATATAGCAAGAATAAAGAAGTTTAAATCTATTAGAAAATTCTTAACGAAATATAtcaatgaaaattttaatccGCATGATCTGGATGTGATTAACCCTGAGAGTGACTGCAGTGGTAAAGGGGGTGCTAATGCAAAGGGTACAGAGAATGCAGTAAATGCAGTAAATGCAGTAAATGCAGATAATGCAGTAAATGCAGAGAGTGCAGTAAATGCAGAGAGTGCAGTAAATGCAGAGAGTGCAGTAAATGCAGAGAGTGCAGTAAATGCAGATAATGCAGTAAATGCAGAGAGTGCAGTAAATGCAGATAATCAAGTTGACAAGAAAGAGGATGGTGGTAAAATCTGTGTAGCGATtgaaaaggaggaaaaaCGGCAGGATGAAAACACTCAAGGCGAACATAAACAGAGTGAGCGCAAACCGAGCGAACGTAGTATACTGGAGAAGACAACTAAAAATGAAGATGATACAATGGGAGGAAgtaatgaagaaataaactgcgtgaatgataaaaatattgcagTGGGAGACagtgatgaaaataaaatggatcCGAAAGAGTTTTATAATGACAACAAAATGATTAAAGATATTTTGACAACAACTATTAGCACAATTTTGAAGGAACCAAATAGAGATCAAATACGACGCGTTGTTGATGCCTTAggtgtatatatttctttaagtttattagaaaaaacaattttgaTTCAGAATTACGGTGGTATAAATTTGGTTAATAAACAAGGGAAAAGAAGCGATGGAGGagtttttttctatttaattaaatatatgtataagaatgatataatttcgaaatttaaatatgattatattgttgaagaagaaaaagaaaaaaaaaaaacatacagaaaattaaaaaagaaattattacaggaggaagaaaatataaagcaTACTACTCtaaatagtagtaatattgATAACGCGCAAGTTAAAGCGATGTATCAAACATATAACAATGAAGGCACACATTTAAAATCGATGTATCACCTTGGtagcagtaataatattttacaaacagggaaaaataaaaattatcctTTTACatatgacaaaaaaaaagagtataaCAACAATCCTAATGAGGAAAAAGTATGTActataaaaggaaaagatcACAGCAGGAAAAAAAgcaattataaaattgtGAAAACAAGAAGAGATCCTTTGAAAAAcatttcaaataataatattaacagagataataaaatttttcatcaATTCGCAGATTATTCAgaaaggaataataaaattgcCACTTCCATTActaacaataaaaaagtgTTAATAAAAGATGGGAAAAATACTTTAAACAGAACTAATGGTAACTTTGCTTTTACCAGTTATAATTACCCCGTgagatataataatagtgagCATCAAAACATTCCTTATAGTAgtagtaaaaatatgtttactGATCATCTTTTGAACAATGcaagaaataatttaaaattttttaataaccaAAATAACTATATATCAAATGATCCAACTGCAAATGAAACGGAAaatcaaaacaaaaaagctagcaaaaaaaaaaaaataaagaaaaaaaacaatatcacatatatacacgcaTACACAAACACGCATACAAACGCGCATACAAACGCGAATACAAACATAAGCGCAAACCTTAATGCTGATATAAATCCGGGAAACACAAAATGTTTCGAAAAATGTAATGCTGAATCAGCATATGTAAATTTAGTGAAAAGTGTTTATggcaattttaaaaatgtgcaTGATGCACAATACCAGAAGAAACATTTATACCAGCTGAAGAAAactgtaaataaaaataatgaaaattttaaatttgacAACAATTTTACCCATTTTAACAAAGAAATTATGAACTATCAGAATAActtaatttcatatattcataatttgcAAAATAGcgcatatgaatatatgggaggtgcaaaaaataatagcaccaattttataaatagccaaaatatgtatttaataaataatttatgtaaattttatggaaataattataatcaCAGGAACAATGAGGAATTGCTTTTAAACGATTTGGACCATATGTATTACAATAGCTACCCGAAAATTTAA